In Ktedonobacteraceae bacterium, one genomic interval encodes:
- the speB gene encoding agmatinase → MNEPLVTQFGAPDAPYCDPATAHVTIIPAPLEYSVCYIKGTEHGPQAILNASSQMELYDEELDWCPIEAGIYTRPSLDYSGMDHSAALKATGDAAREVLQRGQLPLTIGGEHSLSAPVIAAVHNYFPDLMVVHIDAHGDLRDQYEGTPLSHASIERRVVDMGIPLTEIGIRSFSPEEAEFMKTRPNVAIVWGYQMANGTAIIPWERLSKHTYVTIDLDALDPSEMPAVGTPEPGGLHWYQLLDLFREICRRTTIVGMDVVELCPMPGQVRADFLAAKLVYKMIGYRFAGLR, encoded by the coding sequence ATGAATGAACCGCTTGTGACCCAGTTTGGTGCCCCTGATGCGCCCTATTGCGACCCGGCTACCGCCCATGTGACGATCATTCCGGCTCCGCTGGAATATAGCGTATGCTACATAAAAGGGACCGAACACGGGCCACAGGCGATTCTTAATGCCTCAAGCCAGATGGAATTATACGATGAGGAACTTGATTGGTGTCCCATCGAAGCTGGTATTTATACTCGCCCATCCCTCGATTACAGCGGCATGGATCATAGCGCTGCCCTGAAAGCGACCGGCGATGCCGCGCGTGAAGTCTTGCAGCGCGGGCAGCTTCCATTGACGATCGGCGGCGAGCATTCTCTCTCCGCGCCTGTTATTGCCGCCGTACATAATTATTTCCCTGATCTCATGGTTGTTCACATCGATGCCCATGGTGATTTGCGCGATCAGTATGAAGGCACACCTCTTTCTCATGCCTCGATTGAAAGACGTGTGGTAGATATGGGCATTCCTCTGACAGAAATCGGTATTCGCAGTTTCAGCCCTGAAGAGGCCGAGTTCATGAAGACGCGGCCCAATGTGGCGATTGTCTGGGGCTACCAGATGGCTAATGGAACGGCAATTATCCCCTGGGAGCGCCTGAGCAAGCACACCTATGTCACCATTGACCTCGACGCGCTCGATCCCTCAGAAATGCCCGCCGTTGGAACCCCCGAACCTGGCGGCCTGCACTGGTATCAACTCCTTGATCTCTTCCGAGAAATCTGCCGCCGCACTACCATAGTTGGTATGGATGTAGTTGAACTCTGTCCGATGCCGGGACAGGTACGAGCCGATTTCCTGGCCGCCAAACTGGTCTATAAGATGATCGGCTACCGCTTTGCCGGGCTACGTTAG
- a CDS encoding S-adenosylmethionine decarboxylase, translating to MLVHLMLELYGCDRELLTNELLVRRVLDEYPERVQMEKVSPVHLYQIETSNPLDAGLSGFVVIAQSHISLHAWPEYGEVDIDICSCKEFSQEDAIAFAKEMFQTDDVESHFVVRGNRSLRPETPDPERYEAAMAARMAKMAVR from the coding sequence ATGCTTGTGCATTTGATGCTGGAACTCTATGGGTGTGATCGGGAACTCCTGACCAACGAACTCCTCGTGAGGCGCGTACTGGATGAGTATCCAGAGCGCGTACAGATGGAGAAGGTCAGCCCTGTACACCTGTATCAGATTGAAACGTCTAACCCGCTGGATGCCGGTTTATCCGGTTTCGTGGTGATCGCGCAGAGCCATATCAGCCTGCATGCCTGGCCCGAGTACGGTGAAGTCGATATCGACATCTGTTCGTGCAAGGAGTTCAGCCAGGAAGACGCTATTGCTTTCGCGAAAGAGATGTTTCAGACCGACGACGTAGAGTCGCATTTCGTTGTACGCGGCAACCGCTCTCTGCGACCGGAAACGCCCGATCCAGAGCGCTATGAAGCTGCCATGGCCGCTCGCATGGCGAAAATGGCGGTGCGCTAA
- a CDS encoding CocE/NonD family hydrolase — MQSQPTHTIQVERNVPIPMRDGTVLRADVYRPQLEGRYPVILERVAYELTQRCQYKGEYFASRGYVFIGQNVRGRYASEGKFEVFRDDAWGEHQDGYDTIEWAGTQPWSNGNVGMVDGSYSGFTQYLVAPTRPPHLKALFVREGGSDHYRDFLYRYGAFQLALNLGWTLQEILAGLKHETAPPGMEAQREGLEDAVANMDDWFRHLPLKSCPPLEELAGWYFEDLNHPEDGLYWWPMNLSLKYSEVDVPILHLGGWFDCFLDGTLRSFQGIRAHGRTPECRANQRLIIGPWIHGPTNIGKSEVGELDFGPEAAFDLYDYRLRWYDYWLKGIENGIMNDPPVRIFLMGANRWLEMQAWPPENITYRPLYFRGGAGKSETSLNSGHLSFEPPEHSEAEDSYEYDPEDPVPSLLTYPELGPKDHRPVEGRMLTYTTQPLKQDLTIIGPVKAVLYGMSTAPDTDWVVRLCDVWPDGRSMSVCDGILRARFRNSLERTELMVPGEVYTFEIDLWSTAQVFQAGHRLRVEVTSSDFPRYDRNLNTGGMFGEETQGQVATNTVLHNEIHASHILLPIIE, encoded by the coding sequence ATGCAATCCCAACCCACCCACACAATCCAGGTCGAGCGCAATGTACCCATCCCCATGCGTGATGGCACCGTCCTGCGCGCGGATGTGTACCGGCCACAGCTAGAGGGGCGCTATCCCGTCATTCTTGAGCGCGTTGCCTATGAATTGACGCAGCGCTGCCAGTATAAAGGTGAATATTTCGCCAGTCGTGGATATGTATTCATTGGGCAAAATGTGCGCGGGCGCTACGCATCAGAGGGAAAATTCGAGGTGTTTCGCGATGATGCCTGGGGCGAACACCAGGATGGCTATGATACCATCGAATGGGCCGGGACACAGCCGTGGTCGAATGGCAACGTAGGAATGGTCGATGGCTCCTACTCTGGCTTCACACAATACCTGGTCGCGCCAACACGCCCGCCACACTTAAAGGCGCTCTTTGTCCGCGAAGGTGGCTCAGATCATTATCGTGATTTTCTCTACCGCTATGGCGCATTCCAACTCGCTCTCAATCTTGGTTGGACGCTGCAAGAGATACTGGCCGGCTTGAAGCATGAAACAGCTCCTCCAGGTATGGAGGCACAGCGAGAAGGTCTCGAGGATGCCGTGGCGAATATGGATGACTGGTTTCGTCACCTGCCCCTCAAATCCTGCCCACCATTGGAAGAGCTTGCCGGCTGGTATTTCGAGGACTTGAACCACCCGGAAGATGGACTGTACTGGTGGCCTATGAACCTCTCGCTCAAGTATTCAGAGGTGGATGTACCAATTCTGCATTTAGGAGGCTGGTTCGATTGCTTTCTCGATGGCACATTGCGCAGTTTCCAGGGCATCCGGGCGCATGGGAGAACACCAGAATGCCGTGCCAACCAGCGGCTGATCATCGGCCCCTGGATTCATGGCCCCACTAACATCGGTAAAAGTGAGGTGGGTGAACTGGATTTCGGGCCGGAAGCCGCTTTCGACCTGTATGACTATCGATTGCGCTGGTACGACTACTGGCTCAAGGGCATAGAGAACGGCATCATGAATGATCCGCCGGTGCGTATCTTCCTGATGGGCGCGAACCGCTGGCTGGAGATGCAAGCATGGCCGCCGGAGAACATAACCTATCGCCCGTTATACTTCCGCGGAGGCGCAGGCAAAAGCGAAACCTCACTGAACAGCGGCCACCTCTCTTTTGAGCCGCCGGAGCATTCCGAGGCGGAAGATAGCTACGAATATGACCCTGAAGACCCGGTACCCAGCCTGCTCACCTATCCTGAACTGGGACCCAAGGACCATCGCCCGGTTGAGGGCCGGATGCTCACCTACACGACCCAGCCACTCAAACAGGATTTAACCATCATTGGCCCCGTAAAAGCCGTCCTTTACGGCATGTCAACTGCTCCTGATACAGACTGGGTCGTGCGCCTATGCGATGTCTGGCCGGATGGCCGCTCGATGTCCGTCTGCGATGGTATTCTACGCGCCAGATTTCGCAATTCGTTGGAACGAACCGAGCTGATGGTGCCGGGAGAGGTCTATACGTTTGAGATAGATTTGTGGTCGACGGCTCAGGTGTTTCAGGCCGGACACCGCCTGCGGGTAGAGGTGACGAGCAGCGATTTCCCGCGCTATGACCGCAACCTGAATACTGGTGGTATGTTTGGAGAGGAAACCCAGGGACAGGTCGCAACAAATACTGTGCTACATAATGAGATACATGCTTCGCATATCTTGCTGCCAATTATTGAATAG
- the speY gene encoding deoxyhypusine synthase, producing the protein MAHDHHDHMPDHHQPTQSDYLSGPQILPRRVHPNMTVAELIDQQYQAYNAARLNEAARLYVEQMLALENDVTIGLTMAGALTPAGLGGCILTLMDYGFVDFIISTGANLYHDMHYALAMALHRGDFRLDDTKLQEEGVIRIYDILFSDRVLLDTDAFVRESLKSLPNRPISTSELHYHLGTQLLKAGVNPEYSVLAQAAAWNVPIYTSSPGDSSIGMNVARNALDGSRLTLDPLADVNETTAIVHHATRNGVIILGGGSPKNFYLQTQPQLWEVLGIQKGGHDFFIQITADAPHWGGLSGATPSEAVSWGKIKPDQLNSTVVIYGDSTIALPLLTAYAVSKAQRRPRKELFVQREKLLQELHEAYMKGKEMRP; encoded by the coding sequence ATGGCTCATGACCATCACGATCATATGCCGGATCACCATCAACCTACCCAGAGTGACTACCTGAGCGGGCCGCAAATACTGCCACGGCGCGTTCATCCCAATATGACCGTTGCCGAACTGATTGATCAACAGTACCAGGCATATAACGCCGCCCGGCTCAATGAAGCTGCGCGGCTCTATGTCGAGCAAATGCTGGCGCTTGAAAATGATGTCACCATCGGCCTCACTATGGCCGGCGCGCTTACTCCCGCCGGTCTGGGTGGATGCATCCTGACCTTGATGGACTATGGATTCGTTGATTTCATCATCAGCACGGGTGCGAATCTGTACCACGATATGCATTACGCGCTCGCCATGGCACTGCACCGTGGAGATTTTCGCCTGGATGATACGAAATTACAGGAAGAGGGGGTGATTCGCATTTATGATATCCTCTTCTCAGACCGGGTATTGCTCGATACCGATGCGTTCGTGCGCGAATCCTTAAAAAGTTTGCCCAATCGACCCATCTCAACGTCGGAACTGCATTATCACCTCGGTACACAATTGCTCAAGGCCGGTGTGAACCCTGAGTATTCGGTGCTGGCCCAGGCCGCGGCCTGGAATGTTCCGATCTACACCTCATCGCCGGGCGATTCGTCTATTGGCATGAATGTAGCGCGTAACGCCCTTGACGGAAGCCGGCTGACGCTCGATCCCCTGGCCGACGTTAATGAGACGACGGCAATTGTGCATCATGCCACGCGGAACGGTGTTATCATTCTCGGTGGCGGCAGCCCCAAGAACTTCTACCTGCAAACACAGCCTCAATTGTGGGAAGTCCTGGGCATCCAGAAAGGTGGGCATGACTTCTTTATTCAGATCACGGCTGACGCACCCCATTGGGGTGGTCTCTCCGGCGCGACACCATCCGAAGCTGTCTCATGGGGCAAGATCAAGCCGGATCAGCTCAATAGCACGGTTGTCATCTATGGTGATTCCACTATTGCTTTACCTCTCCTCACAGCTTACGCGGTAAGTAAAGCCCAACGGCGCCCGCGCAAAGAATTGTTTGTGCAGCGAGAAAAACTCTTACAAGAGTTGCATGAGGCGTATATGAAGGGAAAAGAGATGAGGCCGTAG